Proteins from a single region of Dysosmobacter acutus:
- a CDS encoding metal ABC transporter substrate-binding protein, translating to MRRLIALLGALTLLLTGCGIQQKEPADDAALSVVSTLFPYYDFARAIGGGRVRVTLLLSPGRESHSYEPTPLDVIRISGADVFLYNGGEGETWVDETLEDLETPGQVRERMMDHVDALEEELAEGMEAEGGHGEEDDGHGHEIEYDEHIWTSPVNAMALAEAVCGALSQADPEGAEYYASNLSDYQARLQALDEEFRDVVAHAKRRMLIFADRFPLLYFCKTYGLDYRAAFQGCSGDTEPSVRTLAYLIDKVQEEHIPVVYHLELSSEKISGAICESTGAKPLEFHSCHNVTRAEFEGGVTYLSLMQANVEALKEGLQ from the coding sequence ATGAGACGACTGATTGCCCTGCTTGGAGCCCTGACCCTTCTTTTGACAGGCTGCGGCATCCAGCAGAAAGAGCCGGCGGACGACGCGGCCCTCTCCGTGGTCTCCACCCTGTTCCCCTACTATGATTTTGCCCGGGCCATCGGCGGCGGCCGGGTGCGGGTGACGCTGCTTCTCTCGCCGGGACGGGAGAGCCACAGCTATGAGCCCACCCCCTTGGACGTGATCCGCATCAGCGGGGCCGATGTGTTCCTTTACAACGGCGGCGAGGGGGAGACCTGGGTGGATGAGACGCTGGAGGACCTGGAGACGCCCGGTCAGGTCCGTGAGCGGATGATGGACCACGTGGACGCGCTTGAGGAGGAGCTGGCGGAGGGCATGGAGGCCGAGGGCGGCCACGGGGAAGAAGACGACGGCCACGGCCACGAGATTGAGTACGACGAGCATATCTGGACCTCACCGGTCAACGCCATGGCGCTGGCGGAGGCGGTCTGCGGCGCGCTGAGTCAGGCGGACCCGGAGGGCGCGGAGTACTATGCCTCCAACCTGTCGGACTATCAGGCCCGGCTCCAAGCCTTAGATGAGGAGTTCCGGGATGTGGTGGCCCACGCAAAGCGCCGCATGCTGATCTTTGCCGACCGCTTCCCCCTGCTGTATTTCTGCAAAACCTACGGCCTGGACTACCGGGCCGCCTTCCAGGGGTGCAGCGGCGACACGGAGCCCTCGGTGCGGACTCTGGCCTATCTCATCGACAAGGTTCAGGAGGAGCATATCCCGGTGGTCTATCACCTGGAGCTCTCCAGCGAAAAGATCAGCGGCGCCATCTGCGAGTCCACCGGCGCAAAGCCCCTGGAGTTCCACTCCTGCCACAACGTGACCCGGGCGGAATTTGAAGGAGGCGTCACCTATCTCAGCCTGATGCAGGCCAACGTGGAAGCCCTGAAGGAGGGATTGCAATGA
- a CDS encoding Fur family transcriptional regulator, with translation MPYTTKQQRAVLSCIAAHRDGHVTALELAEELRGQGERVGLATVYRQLERLEQSGRIHKINTEAGACYQYCDHPEGGCFLLKCERCGRIQHMDCLHLEPLYRHIAQEHRFVINPRKTMFYGLCETCAKEGKK, from the coding sequence ATGCCCTATACCACAAAGCAGCAGCGGGCTGTGCTCAGCTGCATCGCCGCCCACCGGGACGGGCATGTGACGGCTCTTGAGCTGGCGGAGGAACTGCGCGGTCAGGGCGAACGCGTGGGGCTGGCCACGGTGTACCGCCAGCTGGAACGGCTGGAACAATCCGGGCGCATCCATAAGATCAACACCGAGGCCGGGGCATGCTACCAGTACTGCGATCATCCTGAGGGAGGGTGCTTTCTCCTCAAGTGTGAGCGCTGCGGGCGCATCCAGCACATGGACTGCCTCCATCTGGAGCCGCTGTATCGCCACATCGCCCAGGAGCACCGCTTTGTCATCAATCCCCGAAAGACCATGTTCTATGGTCTTTGTGAAACCTGTGCAAAGGAAGGGAAAAAATGA
- a CDS encoding RsiV family protein has translation MKEHLNNCKQEYESIPIPEELEFRVRSSMEEAKRRSRRDCARKTWRRSATTAAAVLVLMVALVNSNAGIASAMEKVPVLGAITRVFTFRTYEDERPNSSADIRIPQVVGGPDELTQAIADYTDTIIARYEEESGIVNASDVEARTNHYQVGVDYSVVTDSDSLFALRFDEALVMASGTESVVIYNVDKASGKIISLADLFESSSDYKSLISENIKEQMHQRMEEDDSVYYWLNDEVSDWNFTTITDETTFYVDENQELIIVFNEGDVAPMYMGVVEFVIPASVTEGIARRGYLN, from the coding sequence ATGAAAGAGCATCTGAACAACTGCAAACAGGAATATGAGTCCATCCCTATTCCGGAGGAACTGGAGTTTCGCGTCCGCTCCTCCATGGAAGAGGCAAAGCGCCGGTCACGACGCGACTGCGCCCGGAAAACCTGGAGGCGCTCCGCCACCACGGCAGCGGCGGTCCTGGTCCTGATGGTGGCGCTGGTCAACTCCAATGCCGGCATCGCCAGCGCCATGGAGAAGGTCCCCGTCTTAGGAGCCATCACCCGGGTCTTCACCTTCCGCACCTATGAAGATGAAAGGCCTAATTCCTCCGCCGACATTCGCATCCCCCAGGTGGTGGGCGGTCCGGATGAACTGACCCAGGCCATTGCCGACTATACGGACACCATCATCGCCCGGTATGAGGAGGAGTCCGGCATTGTCAACGCCAGCGATGTGGAGGCGCGGACCAACCACTACCAGGTGGGCGTGGACTACTCCGTGGTGACGGACAGCGACTCCCTGTTCGCCCTGCGCTTTGATGAAGCACTGGTCATGGCCAGCGGAACGGAGTCGGTGGTGATCTACAACGTGGACAAAGCCAGCGGAAAGATCATCAGCCTTGCCGACCTCTTTGAAAGCAGCAGCGACTACAAATCCCTCATCTCCGAAAACATCAAGGAGCAAATGCATCAGCGCATGGAGGAAGACGACAGCGTGTATTACTGGCTCAACGATGAAGTGTCGGACTGGAATTTTACCACCATCACCGACGAGACGACCTTTTATGTCGATGAGAACCAGGAGCTCATCATCGTCTTCAACGAAGGCGATGTGGCGCCCATGTACATGGGCGTGGTCGAATTTGTAATTCCCGCTTCCGTGACGGAGGGAATCGCCCGCCGCGGATACCTGAATTGA
- a CDS encoding nucleotidyltransferase family protein: MKAALVIMAAGMGSRYGGNKQVDGIGPNGEILMEYSIYDALRAGFTKVVFIIKPDMVEMMKKLCGDRIAAGKTADGEPVEVAYVCQDFSSVPSFYHIPEERTKPFGTVHAVLCAAGAVSEPFCVINADDYYGVDAYRTIYEELCRLPERGQATMVGYLLKNTASLNGTVSRGVCTASGGKLAHIREALKIQLYADGTLKDLDQGENLAPDTVVSMNFWGFMPSIFEEMRQYFEDFLRTEAGDNLKAECLLPVMVGQLLGQGRLEVSVLRSADRWFGMTYHEDRSAVAEELKKLHSAGTYPASLRA, translated from the coding sequence ATGAAAGCGGCATTGGTGATTATGGCGGCGGGCATGGGTTCCCGCTACGGCGGCAACAAACAGGTGGACGGCATTGGCCCCAACGGAGAGATTCTGATGGAGTACTCCATCTATGATGCCCTGCGGGCGGGCTTTACAAAAGTGGTGTTCATTATCAAGCCCGACATGGTGGAGATGATGAAAAAGCTCTGCGGCGACCGGATCGCGGCCGGGAAGACGGCGGATGGAGAGCCGGTGGAAGTCGCCTATGTCTGCCAGGACTTTTCAAGCGTGCCCTCGTTTTATCACATTCCGGAGGAACGGACCAAGCCCTTTGGCACGGTGCACGCGGTGCTGTGCGCCGCCGGGGCGGTCAGCGAGCCTTTTTGCGTCATCAACGCCGACGACTACTATGGCGTAGACGCATACCGCACCATCTATGAGGAGCTGTGCCGTCTGCCGGAGCGGGGACAGGCCACCATGGTGGGGTATCTTCTCAAAAATACCGCCAGTCTCAACGGGACCGTCTCCCGGGGTGTGTGCACCGCCTCCGGAGGAAAGTTAGCGCATATCCGCGAAGCGCTGAAGATCCAGCTTTACGCCGACGGGACGCTGAAGGACCTGGACCAGGGGGAGAATCTTGCGCCGGATACGGTGGTCTCCATGAACTTCTGGGGATTCATGCCCTCGATTTTTGAGGAAATGCGCCAGTACTTTGAGGACTTCCTCCGCACCGAGGCAGGGGACAACCTGAAGGCCGAGTGCCTGCTGCCGGTGATGGTGGGGCAGCTTCTGGGGCAGGGGCGGCTGGAGGTCTCCGTGCTCCGTTCCGCCGACCGCTGGTTCGGCATGACCTATCACGAGGACCGCTCCGCAGTGGCGGAGGAGCTGAAAAAGCTGCACAGCGCCGGAACCTATCCCGCCTCGCTGCGGGCATAA
- a CDS encoding metal ABC transporter permease, with amino-acid sequence MSLLLQMFTYPFIVRAFVVGILVSLCAALLGVPLVLKRYSMIGDGLSHVSFGALAVAVAVGWAPLAFSIPVVILSAFCLLRVADSGRWSSDAAIAVTSASALAIGVIVTSLTTGMTTDVDSYMFGSILAMSGADVALSVGLSAAVLTLYLLFYHRIFAITFDESFARATGTRVELYNTLLSVLTALTIVLGMQMMGAMLISSLVIFPALSAMRLFKSFRSVVLCAGILSVLCFCAGLTASYLLSTPVGASVVVVNLMVFLCFCALRAVKSRRI; translated from the coding sequence ATGAGCCTTCTTCTTCAGATGTTTACCTATCCCTTCATCGTCCGGGCCTTTGTGGTGGGCATTCTGGTCTCTCTCTGTGCGGCCCTCCTGGGGGTGCCCCTGGTCTTAAAGCGCTATTCCATGATCGGCGACGGCCTCTCCCACGTGTCCTTCGGCGCCTTGGCCGTGGCCGTGGCCGTGGGCTGGGCCCCCCTTGCCTTTTCCATCCCGGTGGTGATCCTGTCCGCCTTCTGCCTGCTGCGGGTGGCGGACAGCGGCCGCTGGAGCAGCGATGCCGCCATCGCCGTCACCTCCGCCTCCGCCCTGGCCATCGGGGTCATCGTCACCTCGCTGACCACCGGCATGACCACCGACGTGGACAGCTACATGTTTGGCAGCATCCTGGCCATGTCCGGCGCCGACGTGGCGCTGAGCGTGGGACTGAGCGCGGCGGTGCTGACGCTTTATCTCCTCTTCTACCACAGGATTTTCGCCATCACCTTTGACGAGAGCTTTGCCCGGGCCACCGGCACCCGGGTGGAGCTGTACAACACCCTCCTCTCCGTTCTGACAGCCCTGACCATTGTGTTGGGCATGCAGATGATGGGCGCCATGCTGATCTCCAGCCTGGTGATCTTTCCGGCGCTCTCCGCCATGCGCCTTTTTAAAAGCTTTCGCTCGGTGGTGCTGTGCGCTGGAATTTTATCGGTGCTCTGCTTCTGTGCCGGACTCACCGCCTCTTACCTGCTCTCCACCCCTGTGGGCGCGTCGGTGGTAGTGGTGAACCTGATGGTCTTTTTGTGCTTTTGCGCCCTGCGGGCGGTGAAAAGCCGCAGAATATAA
- a CDS encoding RNA polymerase sigma factor has translation MGLGTVQKQVETQILASYESMYRLAYTYVKNRDDAMDVVQESVYKAISRAGELKSEQAVKTWLYRIVVNASLDLLRKRSRETPSDQLPDSGREDVYQDVDTLRSLDILNPRERAVVVLRFFEDRKLQEIADICGENLSTVKTILYRSLRKLRAHLAEGEHHERASEQLQTGI, from the coding sequence ATGGGACTTGGCACGGTTCAGAAACAGGTGGAAACGCAGATTCTGGCATCTTATGAGTCCATGTACCGCCTTGCCTACACCTATGTAAAAAACCGGGACGACGCCATGGATGTGGTCCAGGAGAGCGTCTATAAGGCCATCTCCCGCGCCGGAGAGCTCAAAAGTGAGCAGGCCGTCAAGACGTGGCTGTACCGCATTGTGGTCAATGCCTCATTGGACCTGCTGCGCAAGCGCAGCCGTGAGACTCCGTCGGACCAGCTGCCCGACTCCGGGCGGGAGGATGTCTATCAGGACGTGGACACACTGCGCTCGCTGGATATTCTGAACCCCCGGGAGCGGGCGGTAGTGGTCCTCCGGTTTTTTGAGGACCGCAAGCTCCAGGAGATCGCCGACATCTGCGGTGAGAATTTGAGCACCGTCAAAACCATTCTGTATCGGAGCCTCAGAAAGCTGAGGGCCCATCTGGCGGAAGGAGAGCACCATGAAAGAGCATCTGAACAACTGCAAACAGGAATATGA
- the infB gene encoding translation initiation factor IF-2 — MGTIDKYRVHEVAKDFGLSTREITEILTNYASTPKNHMQVLTDHELSLIFDYLTQKHPVSGIQVIFADTYKEPAAQPKPEAPRQQPQAPRAENRPENRPRPQNGVSPRQEQPRPQQAQPQGGAKPAQQNVQRPTTRVPQKKIVDTRKGGDVNLAKYDQRLEELAPERASRMQQGKEKFRSNTGGRRGGVPFSSKRRQDEQEKMRRLQLEIAKKTPLKVQIPDEISVGELASRMKKTGAEVVKVLMKNGIMASLPQIIDYDTAALVAMDLGCKVEKEVTVTIEERLIDDHEDKPEDLVPRAPVVVVMGHVDHGKTSLLDAIRNTSVASGEAGGITQHIGAYQVQINGKPITFLDTPGHEAFTSMRARGAMVTDIAILVVAAEDGIKPQTVESINHAKAADIPIIVAINKIDKPEANPDRVKQQLTEYGLVSEDWGGDTICCPISAKKNIGIDTLLEMVTLTAEMAELKANPNRAAQGTVIEARLDKGRGPVATLLVQNGTLNQGDIIIAGTAVGRVRTMVDSKGKRLEKAGPSVPVEIAGLSEAPSAGSTFHAVADERMARELVEQRKEEEKSKSSAPVQKVSLENLFDQIQAGERKELALIVKADVQGSVEAVKASLEKLSNEEVNVRVIHGGVGAVNESDVMLAATSNAIIVGFNVRPDAAARDSAVRSNVDMRMYRVIYDCIDEIEAAMKGMLAPKFKEVVLGHAEVRQVYKVSGVGTVAGCYVQDGKIVRACSVRVVRDGIVIHEGSLASLKRFKDDAKEVAENYECGLTVERFNDIKEGDIIEAFTMEEIKQ; from the coding sequence TTGGGTACAATCGACAAATACAGAGTGCATGAGGTGGCGAAGGATTTCGGTCTTTCCACCCGCGAGATCACGGAAATCCTGACGAACTATGCGTCCACGCCGAAAAACCACATGCAGGTGCTGACGGATCACGAGCTCTCTCTGATCTTTGACTATCTGACGCAGAAGCATCCTGTGTCCGGGATCCAGGTGATCTTTGCGGACACCTATAAGGAGCCGGCGGCGCAGCCCAAGCCCGAGGCCCCCAGGCAGCAGCCCCAGGCTCCCCGGGCCGAGAACCGCCCGGAGAATCGCCCCCGGCCGCAAAATGGGGTTTCCCCGAGGCAGGAACAGCCCCGGCCCCAGCAGGCGCAGCCCCAGGGTGGCGCCAAGCCCGCTCAGCAGAACGTGCAGCGCCCCACCACCCGGGTTCCCCAGAAAAAGATTGTGGACACCCGCAAGGGCGGCGACGTGAACCTGGCCAAATATGACCAGCGGCTGGAGGAGCTGGCTCCCGAGCGCGCCAGCCGGATGCAGCAGGGCAAGGAAAAATTCCGCAGCAACACCGGCGGCCGCCGGGGCGGCGTGCCCTTTTCAAGCAAGCGCCGTCAGGATGAGCAGGAGAAAATGCGCCGCCTCCAGCTGGAGATCGCCAAGAAGACCCCTCTGAAGGTCCAGATCCCCGATGAGATCTCCGTGGGAGAGCTGGCCTCCCGGATGAAGAAGACCGGCGCCGAGGTGGTCAAGGTGCTGATGAAAAACGGCATCATGGCCTCCCTGCCCCAGATCATCGACTATGATACCGCCGCCCTGGTGGCCATGGATTTGGGCTGTAAGGTGGAGAAGGAAGTCACCGTCACCATTGAAGAGCGCCTCATTGACGACCACGAGGATAAGCCGGAGGATCTGGTGCCCCGGGCTCCCGTGGTGGTGGTCATGGGCCACGTGGACCACGGCAAGACCTCCTTGTTGGACGCCATCCGCAACACCTCCGTCGCCTCCGGCGAGGCCGGCGGCATCACCCAGCACATCGGCGCCTATCAGGTCCAGATCAACGGCAAGCCCATCACCTTCTTGGATACCCCGGGCCACGAGGCCTTCACCTCCATGCGCGCCCGCGGCGCCATGGTGACGGATATCGCCATTTTGGTGGTGGCCGCCGAGGACGGCATCAAGCCCCAGACCGTGGAGTCCATCAACCACGCCAAGGCCGCGGACATCCCCATCATTGTGGCCATCAACAAGATCGACAAGCCCGAGGCCAACCCCGACCGGGTGAAGCAGCAGCTCACCGAGTACGGCCTGGTGAGCGAGGACTGGGGCGGCGACACCATCTGCTGCCCCATCAGCGCCAAGAAGAACATCGGCATCGACACTCTGCTTGAGATGGTCACGCTGACCGCTGAAATGGCGGAGCTGAAGGCCAACCCCAACCGCGCCGCCCAGGGCACGGTCATCGAGGCCCGCCTGGACAAGGGCCGCGGCCCGGTGGCCACGCTGCTTGTGCAGAACGGTACGCTGAACCAGGGCGACATCATCATCGCCGGCACCGCCGTGGGCCGTGTGCGCACCATGGTGGACAGCAAGGGCAAGCGGCTGGAGAAGGCCGGTCCCTCTGTGCCTGTGGAGATTGCCGGCCTCAGCGAGGCACCTTCCGCCGGCAGCACCTTCCACGCCGTGGCCGATGAGCGCATGGCCCGTGAGCTGGTGGAGCAGCGCAAGGAGGAGGAGAAGTCCAAATCCTCCGCCCCTGTGCAGAAGGTCTCTCTTGAGAACCTGTTCGACCAGATTCAGGCGGGCGAGCGCAAGGAGCTGGCCCTCATCGTCAAGGCCGACGTCCAGGGCAGCGTTGAGGCTGTCAAGGCCTCGTTGGAGAAGCTCTCCAACGAAGAGGTCAACGTCCGTGTCATCCACGGTGGCGTGGGCGCCGTCAACGAATCCGATGTGATGCTTGCCGCCACCTCCAATGCCATCATTGTGGGCTTCAACGTCCGTCCCGACGCGGCGGCCCGGGACAGCGCCGTCCGTTCCAATGTGGATATGCGCATGTACCGGGTGATCTATGACTGCATCGACGAGATCGAGGCGGCCATGAAGGGTATGCTGGCGCCCAAGTTCAAGGAAGTGGTGCTGGGCCATGCCGAGGTCCGCCAGGTCTACAAGGTATCCGGCGTGGGTACGGTGGCCGGCTGCTATGTCCAGGACGGCAAGATTGTCCGCGCCTGCTCCGTCCGGGTGGTCCGGGACGGCATCGTCATCCACGAGGGCTCCCTGGCCTCCTTGAAGCGCTTTAAGGACGACGCCAAGGAGGTGGCCGAGAACTATGAGTGCGGCCTGACCGTGGAAAGGTTCAACGACATCAAAGAGGGCGACATCATCGAAGCCTTCACCATGGAGGAGATCAAGCAGTAG
- a CDS encoding metal ABC transporter ATP-binding protein, protein MNEENELLVCRDVSLGYEGRPVLEHVNLSVRSGDYLCVVGENGSGKSTLLKSLLGLLPPLSGEILRSPALRDRAVGYLPQQTPAQKDFPATVLEVVLSGFLSNRGLKFFYTAAERSAALMNLGKLGVLELQGKCYRELSGGQQQRVLLARALCAASQLLILDEPITGLDPAAAQDLYKTLRYLNKKEGIAVLMVTHDIKNALQDARTIVHISHGGRWFCGSVEEYLRSPEGRRFGGGRS, encoded by the coding sequence ATGAATGAGGAAAACGAACTGCTTGTCTGCCGCGACGTGTCCTTAGGCTATGAGGGCAGACCTGTGCTGGAGCACGTGAACCTGAGCGTCCGCTCCGGCGATTACCTTTGCGTGGTGGGAGAGAACGGCTCCGGCAAATCCACGCTTTTAAAAAGCCTCCTGGGGCTGCTGCCCCCTCTGTCCGGGGAGATTCTCCGCTCCCCGGCCCTCCGGGACCGGGCCGTCGGCTACCTTCCCCAGCAGACGCCGGCGCAAAAGGACTTTCCCGCCACGGTTCTGGAGGTGGTGCTTTCCGGCTTTCTCTCCAACCGGGGGCTGAAGTTTTTCTACACCGCGGCGGAGCGTTCCGCCGCCCTGATGAATTTGGGGAAGCTTGGCGTCCTGGAACTCCAGGGCAAGTGCTACCGGGAGCTCTCCGGCGGCCAGCAGCAGCGGGTCCTGCTGGCCCGGGCGCTGTGCGCCGCCTCTCAGCTTCTCATCCTGGACGAGCCCATCACCGGTCTGGACCCCGCAGCGGCCCAGGACCTCTACAAGACGCTGCGCTATCTCAACAAGAAGGAGGGCATAGCCGTGCTCATGGTCACTCACGACATCAAAAACGCCCTTCAGGACGCCAGAACCATTGTCCACATCTCCCACGGCGGGCGCTGGTTCTGCGGCTCGGTGGAGGAGTACCTCCGCTCGCCGGAGGGCCGCCGGTTCGGAGGTGGGCGGTCATGA
- the nusA gene encoding transcription termination factor NusA → MKCDEIFAALALLEKERGIPQAFMMDKIVQALTTAYKRDHEGVENVVVDVDEAKQDLKMYVQKEVVEEVENPASQISLEDARDISAKYELGMMVNFPVNNVEFGRIAAGNGKQVIIQGLREAERGMVYDEFNSKQHEILTGVVTRVDPRNGNVSLRIGNGAESTEALLTAGEQVQGEVLVEGMHVKVYVVEVRRSTRGPQVLISRTHPGLVKRLFELEVPEIYDGTVEVRSIAREAGSRTKMAVWSNDENVDPIGACVGPKGQRVANIVEELRGEKIDIIKYSDDPAEFIAAALAPADVVEVLMAEEGKACRCMVPDDQLSLAIGKEGQNARLAARLTGYKIDIKPESYHEEAEE, encoded by the coding sequence ATGAAATGTGATGAAATTTTTGCCGCACTGGCGCTTTTGGAAAAGGAGCGGGGCATCCCCCAGGCCTTTATGATGGATAAGATCGTTCAGGCGCTGACCACCGCCTATAAGCGGGACCACGAGGGCGTGGAGAACGTGGTCGTGGACGTGGACGAGGCCAAACAGGACCTTAAGATGTATGTCCAGAAGGAAGTGGTGGAAGAGGTGGAGAACCCCGCCTCTCAGATTTCCCTTGAGGACGCCCGCGACATCTCCGCCAAGTACGAGTTGGGCATGATGGTCAACTTCCCCGTGAACAACGTGGAGTTTGGCCGCATTGCCGCCGGCAACGGCAAGCAGGTCATCATCCAGGGTCTGCGTGAAGCCGAGCGGGGCATGGTCTATGATGAGTTCAACTCCAAGCAGCACGAAATTCTCACCGGTGTGGTCACCCGTGTGGACCCCCGTAACGGCAACGTCTCACTGCGCATCGGCAACGGCGCCGAATCCACCGAGGCCCTGCTCACCGCCGGCGAGCAGGTGCAGGGGGAGGTTTTGGTTGAGGGCATGCACGTAAAGGTGTATGTGGTGGAGGTGCGCCGCTCCACCCGCGGGCCCCAGGTGCTGATCTCCCGCACCCACCCGGGCCTTGTGAAGCGGCTTTTTGAGCTGGAAGTCCCCGAGATTTACGACGGCACCGTGGAGGTCCGCTCCATTGCCCGGGAAGCCGGCAGCCGCACCAAGATGGCCGTGTGGTCCAACGATGAGAATGTGGATCCCATCGGCGCCTGCGTGGGTCCCAAGGGCCAGCGCGTGGCCAACATCGTGGAGGAGCTGCGGGGCGAAAAGATCGACATCATCAAATATAGCGACGACCCCGCCGAATTCATCGCCGCCGCCCTGGCCCCTGCCGACGTGGTGGAGGTCCTGATGGCGGAGGAGGGCAAGGCCTGCCGCTGCATGGTGCCTGACGACCAGCTGAGCCTGGCCATCGGCAAGGAGGGCCAGAACGCCCGGCTGGCGGCCCGTCTGACCGGTTATAAAATCGATATCAAGCCGGAAAGCTATCACGAGGAAGCGGAAGAATAA
- a CDS encoding L7Ae/L30e/S12e/Gadd45 family ribosomal protein encodes MENNNLLHLIGLAKKAGRLEAGEEPVGMVCRVQDVRLILLASDAAASTARRALHFAQEGKCLWLRLPFSKDELGRAVGRTSCAIAAITDIGFASAVADKLAASDPDAYGVTAEKLRLKARRASERRRAAEEKRVASEQKAAAEKRASAKRKVSAEKTAPPAAEGRKPGRGGAARSPRSPAGQNARRRIAAKKNPYSGSRPVKRGKGSFRGKGSS; translated from the coding sequence ATGGAGAACAATAATCTGCTGCATCTCATCGGCCTTGCCAAAAAGGCGGGACGGCTGGAGGCCGGGGAGGAGCCGGTGGGGATGGTCTGCCGGGTACAGGACGTGCGGCTGATCCTGCTGGCCTCCGACGCGGCCGCGTCCACAGCGCGGCGGGCGCTCCACTTTGCCCAGGAAGGCAAGTGCCTCTGGCTCCGCCTCCCCTTCTCCAAAGACGAGCTGGGCCGGGCCGTGGGCCGCACCTCCTGTGCCATCGCGGCCATCACCGACATCGGCTTTGCCAGCGCCGTGGCCGACAAGTTAGCCGCATCCGATCCGGATGCTTACGGCGTCACGGCTGAAAAGCTGAGGCTGAAGGCCAGGCGGGCCTCGGAGCGCCGCAGGGCGGCCGAGGAAAAGCGGGTTGCCAGTGAGCAGAAAGCGGCCGCGGAAAAAAGAGCATCCGCAAAGCGGAAGGTCTCCGCAGAAAAGACGGCGCCTCCAGCGGCGGAGGGCAGAAAACCAGGCCGGGGCGGCGCTGCCCGAAGTCCCCGGAGCCCCGCCGGACAAAATGCCCGGCGGCGCATTGCGGCGAAGAAAAATCCCTACTCCGGCAGCCGGCCTGTTAAGCGTGGAAAGGGATCGTTTCGCGGCAAGGGCAGCAGCTGA
- the rimP gene encoding ribosome maturation factor RimP, whose product MKKITELVAELAEPAVKSQGCELWDVEYVKEAGTWYLRLYLDKEGGVDILDCEAVSRAVEPLLDEADPIEGSYTFEVSSAGCERPLKRPSDFERFMGSPVSLRLYQNRDGSKEFAGTLSGYDNGDVTVEVGGRPMAFSKKDVALVRLRVEF is encoded by the coding sequence ATGAAGAAGATCACAGAACTGGTGGCCGAGCTGGCCGAACCCGCCGTAAAGTCCCAGGGCTGCGAGCTGTGGGACGTGGAATATGTGAAGGAGGCCGGCACCTGGTATCTGCGGCTCTATCTGGACAAGGAGGGCGGCGTGGACATCCTGGACTGCGAGGCCGTGTCCCGGGCGGTGGAGCCGCTGTTGGATGAGGCGGACCCAATCGAGGGAAGCTATACCTTTGAAGTCAGTTCCGCAGGCTGTGAACGGCCCCTGAAGCGGCCTTCCGACTTTGAGCGGTTTATGGGAAGTCCCGTTTCCCTGCGGCTCTATCAGAACCGGGACGGCAGCAAGGAGTTTGCCGGAACGCTGAGCGGCTACGACAATGGGGACGTAACCGTTGAGGTGGGCGGCAGGCCCATGGCGTTTTCCAAAAAGGACGTGGCACTGGTGCGTCTGCGTGTTGAATTTTAA
- the rnpM gene encoding RNase P modulator RnpM — MQKPKKIPQRQCIGCREMKEKKALIRVVRSPEGDISLDSGGRKNGRGAYVCPSPECLRKARKSKALERAFDCAVPAEVYDALESQLGALDGEQ; from the coding sequence ATGCAAAAGCCTAAGAAAATCCCACAGCGGCAATGTATCGGCTGCCGCGAAATGAAAGAGAAAAAGGCTCTCATCCGCGTGGTCCGCTCGCCGGAGGGAGATATCTCCTTAGACAGCGGCGGACGAAAAAACGGCCGGGGCGCCTATGTGTGCCCCAGCCCGGAGTGCCTGCGCAAGGCCAGAAAATCCAAGGCGCTGGAGCGTGCCTTTGACTGCGCCGTACCGGCGGAGGTCTATGACGCCCTGGAGTCTCAGTTAGGAGCGCTGGATGGAGAACAATAA